GATTGGCGTAGGTATGACGTGGGTAGCCTTTTCAGTACTAAGGCCAAGTTCGGATAAACGTAAAGGGCGGCGGCATGTACGGGCCTTGCGGCGATCGTTTATCGATCAGATTAGCCGACATCCGAGGTATTCAGAGGCAGAGTTTGAATCGCTGGTTTATCACCATATTAGCCAGCTGAGCAACAGCAAGGATGAAGCCAGCAGGCGCTGGCTGCTGCGCTGGGGAGTCGTGTTGCTAAACTGTACTCATGTCGCATGGCAGCTGCGGGCCTGGGAAACCCGTTCCGACCCGCTTTCACGGGTGCGGGATACTTGCATCGTGACAATGCGCAATATTATGAGCGAACGTGGCGTCCAACAACGCACTCTGGCGACCGCCCTGGCAGAGTTGCTGCGAATCAGCGAAGCGTTATCCCGCCACCATCAACCCGAAGCGCGAGATTTAGCCGCCATTATCTGGCGGCTTTACTGCTCACTTCGTCAGCTAGAACAGGCTCCGGCGCAAAGTAATGACGTTAGCGGATAACGCCACAGGCGATATGCTTACCGGCAGGATGTAATCGCCCCGCTCGTTGCAGTGAGGCTTCATCGCCACCAGTATCCAACACCAACGCGTGGTTAGTTATCTCGGCGATGGTTTTAAGGCGCGTTTCTGGCAAAGATATATCAGCCTGACCATCGGCATTGACCGTCATTGGCGGCAGGTCGCCTAAGTGGCCATTCCCCCACGGCCCCTCATGTTTACCCGTTTTAGCCGGATCAAAATGATCGCCTGCGGCACCAGCCGCTGTGGCCATACCATTCACTACAGCGGGTTCACAACTGGCAAACTCATGAATGTGGAAGCCGTGAACGCCGCGCGGCAGGCCATTAAGATCGGGCGTAAATTTCAATCCCCCCGGCACTTCCTCGATCTGAATAGTCCCAATACTGTCGCCAATGCCCTGGTCGCTGACCAGATGCATTTCAACCGTTTTACTGGCAGCGAACCCAGTAGAAGCACATAGCAGAAGGCTCAGTGCAATAAGAGATCTCATAATATCCTCAGAAGCAAAAAATATAATAACTAGGGTTATAGTTTACCTAATTATCAATTCCTTCTAAAGATAATTGCTGCTGAAATAAGTTATGTAACTAATATAATCAATACTACTTATGGTACATCATAGCCCAGCGCAGCTTTGCGGATACGGAACCATTGCTGCCGCGTTAAAGAAATATTCTGAGCGGCTATCGCCTGTGCCACTCGTTCTATTTTTCCAGAGCCGATAATAGGTAGTGGCTGCGAAGGTAAAAGTAGTATCCAGGCATAAACCACCTGTTCAATGCTGGTGGCACCCACTTCTTCGGCTATTCTTGCCAACTCTTCACGCAGCGGCTGATAGCGAGGTTCGCTAAACAACAGCCCTCCACCCAGACAAGACCATGCCATTGGCCGGGTTCGTAACTGCTGAAGGCTATCTAGCGTTCCGTCGAGAATCACCTGCTGCTGTACCGGGGAGATCTCAACCTGATTGGTCGCAAGGCTAAAAGGTAAACGCGATTGCAATAGAGAGAACTGGGCAGGAGTGAAGTTAGAAACGCCAAAGTGACGCACTTTACCGTCCTGATGCAGGGCCAGAAATGCTTCGGCAATTTCATCTGCATCCATCAGCGGATCGGGGCGGTGAATCAATAACAGGTCTAAATAGTCGGTATTGAAATGACGCAGTGATTTTTCAGCACTGGCAAGAATATGTTCACGGCGGGTATCGTAATGGCCAATGCCATTCTCTGGAAGCGCCAGAGTGGCAATGCCACATTTAGTCACTATCTCAAGTTTTTCCCGCAGCCCTGGCGCATGACGCAATGCACGACCAAACGCCTCTTCGCACTGATAGCCCCCATATATATCGGCGTGATCGACCGTCGTAATACCAAGGTCGAGGTGTGCGTCAATAAAAGAGGCCAGTTCAGAAGGTGATTTGTTCCACTCCAGCAAACGCCAGTAGCCCATCACCATACGGGAAAATTGCGGCCCCTGCGGGGTTAAAGTTATACGCTCAACCATGTACTTATCCTCAATAATATTTGCTATGAGTATAAGTCTCAGCGGAGCTTAAAACAGTGAAGGTTGATCCGGTTCCTCGCTTTGCGGCGCGCCAGTTGCGCGCAATTTACGCAAAAGACGCCCACGGCATAACCGCAGTACTTCTTGCTTTTGGGTATCGCTCATATTCTGCCAGTTGAAACGCTCATCGCGGCTGCGCATACAACCCCGACAGTAACCGCGTTCATCAGACTGACATATACCTCGACACGGGCTGGGAACCGGAAAAAACTCTAGCTGCTGTGCCACTTCAACCTCTGAACAACAATTCTCTTACAATTGAAGCCTGCTTTATTCGATAGAGCAAGCACTAATGAACAATGGCAAGCGGCTTATCACCACTTAAACTAAGGTTTTCCTCAGTAAGCATTAGTAAAATTTCATAATCAGCAAATATTTATGATTTTTTATGGCCTGCAGGGATGATTTACGGCGCAGTCGCACCGAAATTAAACGTTTCAGCACCATTTTATTAACAGCCGCCAGTTGTGTCCTCACAGGGAACAAACCGCGAGTTATCGATCCGGGCGGTATAGGTTGGGAGACCTTCGCACTATGCATATCCCTCGTGCTATCCTGCGCCCGGCTTGCCGTCTTATGTCACAAAAAATACTGTGCCGGCCTGCGACAGCCCTAGTGGCAAAATTATTCATGGGATGCGCAAAAGCGACTAGCACTCCGCGGATTTTGGAGTGCTTACCAATACCATTATGATGACCAATATTTTTGAAAATCACAGCGCGGAAGCACTGGCACTGCTTACCCCGGCGTTACTGACTTATGCAGTATTCCTCGGGATTTTACCTGCCGTGCTGATGCTTAAGAAGCGCATACGGCCACAATCGCGGTGGCAAACGCTATTGATGCATTCAGTAGCGTTTATTGCTTCAGCTATGATTATCATTTGTATTACCGTAGTATTTTATAAGGACTATGCTTCCCTACTTCGTAATAACAAAGAACTGATTAAACTGGTCACTCCCGATAGCTATACCGACGTATTCCACCACTACAGCCGCAGCCATAACAAAGTGAGCGATCCACGCCTAGTCATGCCTAAAGAAAAAGAAGACGGTGCCCGAACGCTCATCGCAGATGCGTGCAAAACATCAAATCAGCAGTCTGCAGACGTGAAAGTGCAGCCTCTTGCGCCAATGCATCGCGCACCGACCCGCGATGAAGATGAATCGGCCACCGCCCAG
This genomic interval from Salmonella enterica subsp. enterica serovar Choleraesuis contains the following:
- the sodC gene encoding superoxide dismutase [Cu-Zn]; its protein translation is MRSLIALSLLLCASTGFAASKTVEMHLVSDQGIGDSIGTIQIEEVPGGLKFTPDLNGLPRGVHGFHIHEFASCEPAVVNGMATAAGAAGDHFDPAKTGKHEGPWGNGHLGDLPPMTVNADGQADISLPETRLKTIAEITNHALVLDTGGDEASLQRAGRLHPAGKHIACGVIR
- a CDS encoding oxidoreductase — its product is MVERITLTPQGPQFSRMVMGYWRLLEWNKSPSELASFIDAHLDLGITTVDHADIYGGYQCEEAFGRALRHAPGLREKLEIVTKCGIATLALPENGIGHYDTRREHILASAEKSLRHFNTDYLDLLLIHRPDPLMDADEIAEAFLALHQDGKVRHFGVSNFTPAQFSLLQSRLPFSLATNQVEISPVQQQVILDGTLDSLQQLRTRPMAWSCLGGGLLFSEPRYQPLREELARIAEEVGATSIEQVVYAWILLLPSQPLPIIGSGKIERVAQAIAAQNISLTRQQWFRIRKAALGYDVP
- a CDS encoding hypothetical protein (possible pseudo, frameshifted) yields the protein MLTNTIMMTNIFENHSAEALALLTPALLTYAVFLGILPAVLMLKKRIRPQSRWQTLLMHSVAFIASAMIIICITVVFYKDYASLLRNNKELIKLVTPDSYTDVFHHYSRSHNKVSDPRLVMPKEKEDGARTLIADACKTSNQQSADVKVQPLAPMHRAPTRDEDESATAQPAPCFKDA
- a CDS encoding DUF1289 domain-containing protein, with translation MAQQLEFFPVPSPCRGICQSDERGYCRGCMRSRDERFNWQNMSDTQKQEVLRLCRGRLLRKLRATGAPQSEEPDQPSLF